Proteins co-encoded in one Spirosoma endbachense genomic window:
- a CDS encoding 3-dehydroquinate synthase — MSHLQQSFTVRFAYNVFFTEKLFSTTNSLLADFLTQQANETRKKILFVIDSGVTATHPNLLSDIKTYFKQHTDVVEPVTDLLVIPGGEVAKNDPALVEQIVDAVDRYGIDRHSYVVAIGGGSVLDMVGYAAAISHRGIRHIRIPTTVLSQNDSGVGVKNSVNYRGKKNFLGTFVPPVAVFNDSQFLTTLDDRDWRAGISEAIKVALIKDTSFFDWIEANAEALAAREMAPMDYLIHRCAEMHLQHIAGGDPFEMGSSRPLDFGHWSAHKLEQLTNFELRHGEAVAIGIALDSLYSQQLGWLTDADTARILKTLRTLGFSLYQPMLDADNSAGVLKGLAEFREHLGGRLTIMLLQRIGKGVEVHEIDAERVRQSIAILKEQEQYVQLA, encoded by the coding sequence ATGAGCCATTTGCAGCAGTCCTTCACGGTTCGATTCGCGTACAACGTTTTCTTTACCGAAAAACTTTTCAGCACAACCAATTCATTACTTGCCGATTTTCTTACTCAACAGGCCAACGAAACGCGAAAAAAGATTCTGTTCGTGATTGATTCGGGTGTTACGGCTACACATCCTAACCTGTTATCCGACATTAAAACGTATTTTAAACAGCATACCGACGTTGTTGAACCTGTAACTGATCTGCTCGTAATTCCGGGTGGTGAAGTAGCGAAAAACGACCCCGCTCTGGTTGAACAGATCGTCGATGCTGTCGATCGTTACGGTATTGACCGGCATTCGTATGTGGTGGCCATTGGGGGCGGATCGGTTCTCGATATGGTAGGCTATGCCGCGGCCATATCGCACCGGGGTATTCGCCATATTCGCATTCCGACAACGGTTCTGTCGCAGAACGATTCAGGAGTTGGTGTAAAAAACAGCGTCAATTATCGGGGTAAAAAAAATTTCCTCGGCACGTTTGTACCGCCCGTAGCCGTTTTCAACGATAGCCAATTTCTGACGACACTCGACGATCGCGACTGGCGTGCGGGTATCTCCGAAGCAATTAAAGTAGCCCTCATTAAAGACACTTCGTTTTTTGACTGGATTGAAGCCAATGCCGAAGCCCTTGCCGCACGGGAAATGGCACCGATGGACTATTTAATCCATCGATGTGCCGAGATGCACCTGCAGCATATTGCCGGTGGTGATCCATTCGAGATGGGGTCATCGCGGCCGCTGGACTTTGGTCACTGGAGCGCGCACAAACTGGAGCAATTGACTAATTTTGAGTTACGACATGGCGAAGCGGTGGCCATTGGCATTGCGCTCGATAGCCTTTACTCGCAGCAGCTCGGCTGGCTCACAGATGCGGACACCGCCCGAATTCTGAAAACGTTGCGGACACTGGGCTTTTCGCTCTACCAGCCAATGCTCGACGCCGACAACAGTGCCGGTGTCCTGAAAGGGCTTGCCGAATTCCGGGAGCATCTTGGTGGTCGACTTACCATCATGTTGTTGCAGAGAATCGGAAAAGGTGTTGAAGTCCACGAGATTGACGCCGAAAGAGTTCGCCAGTCCATCGCTATCCTGAAAGAGCAGGAGCAATATGTTCAGCTAGCATGA
- a CDS encoding glycosyltransferase family 2 protein — protein MIPDFSVVIPTYQQPALLLKCLDALGKQRLSRDQYEIIVVDDGNSPETAAAVALFTKQIAKSGGSLEVRYLGQPQSRGPAAARNRGWRAARGRVVAFTDEDCLPSAEWLSSALTGFQRGAQVMTGQLRLTLPDTTTQYNPRTPYLEMSEFISANCFCRKSALERVGGFEEAFDFAWREDNDLQFKFIQSGIPISKCPEAVVIHPMRETPWYASLTNERKNRYDALLYKRHPELFRQRIETDRSLILEYYASVLGMTVGVIGALSGSVITSTVGFGVWGILSASMIWRDLPDDVTGANLKQTVLTTLATPFLSVYWRLYGAVKYKVMYW, from the coding sequence ATGATACCCGACTTTTCGGTAGTGATACCAACGTATCAGCAACCGGCTCTGCTTCTAAAATGCCTCGATGCACTGGGTAAGCAACGGCTTTCCCGCGATCAGTATGAGATCATTGTTGTCGACGATGGAAACTCGCCCGAAACGGCAGCAGCTGTCGCTCTTTTTACGAAGCAGATCGCCAAGTCGGGTGGGTCACTTGAGGTTCGTTATTTGGGGCAACCCCAGTCGCGGGGTCCCGCAGCCGCCCGAAATCGGGGATGGCGAGCCGCGCGAGGGCGTGTTGTTGCCTTCACTGATGAGGATTGTCTACCCAGTGCTGAATGGCTTTCTTCAGCACTGACGGGTTTTCAGCGGGGGGCACAGGTCATGACGGGCCAGTTACGGTTGACGTTGCCGGATACGACTACACAGTATAATCCCAGAACGCCCTATCTGGAAATGAGTGAGTTTATTTCAGCCAACTGTTTTTGTCGAAAATCGGCGCTTGAGCGCGTAGGCGGCTTTGAAGAAGCATTTGATTTTGCCTGGCGTGAAGACAATGACCTCCAGTTTAAGTTCATTCAGTCGGGCATACCGATCAGCAAATGCCCGGAAGCGGTTGTTATTCACCCCATGCGCGAAACGCCCTGGTATGCTTCGTTAACGAATGAGCGAAAGAATCGGTACGATGCACTATTATATAAACGACATCCGGAGTTGTTCCGGCAGCGTATTGAAACTGACCGGAGCCTGATTCTTGAGTATTATGCGTCTGTATTGGGGATGACCGTTGGTGTTATTGGCGCTTTGTCGGGTAGTGTGATTACGTCAACCGTTGGCTTTGGGGTTTGGGGTATATTATCGGCTAGTATGATCTGGCGCGATTTGCCTGATGACGTAACTGGGGCTAACCTGAAACAAACGGTATTAACAACACTGGCTACGCCGTTCCTGTCGGTCTATTGGCGACTGTATGGAGCTGTAAAATATAAAGTCATGTACTGGTAA
- a CDS encoding SDR family NAD(P)-dependent oxidoreductase has translation MSMIALITGATSGIGRATAEAFADLDYRLILCGRRQERLDELQEYLGAQTAVVTLNFDVRTWDEVEHAIRTLPDEWKAIDILINSAGNAHGMSPIQDGDPADWDQMIDGNVQGLLYVSKAVMPGMVERKRGHIVNISSVAGKETYANGAVYCASKAAVEAISTGMRLDLIQHGIKVTNIAPGAVETEFSVVRFKGDSERASKVYEGFAPLTPDDIADAIVYAVTAPANVTIADMTILAGAQAAATTIYRK, from the coding sequence ATTTCTATGATTGCACTCATCACCGGCGCTACCTCGGGTATTGGCCGCGCCACTGCCGAAGCTTTTGCGGATCTCGACTATCGCCTTATTCTGTGTGGACGTCGTCAGGAACGTCTGGACGAATTGCAGGAATACCTCGGCGCACAAACGGCTGTCGTGACCCTGAATTTCGATGTACGCACCTGGGACGAAGTTGAGCACGCTATCCGCACCTTACCCGACGAGTGGAAAGCCATCGACATTTTGATTAATAGTGCTGGCAATGCACACGGTATGTCACCGATTCAGGACGGCGACCCTGCCGACTGGGACCAGATGATCGACGGCAATGTGCAGGGACTGCTCTATGTCTCGAAAGCCGTAATGCCGGGTATGGTCGAACGGAAACGGGGCCATATTGTCAATATCAGCTCGGTTGCGGGCAAAGAAACGTATGCGAACGGAGCTGTTTATTGTGCCAGTAAAGCTGCTGTTGAAGCCATCAGTACCGGTATGCGATTAGACTTGATTCAGCATGGAATCAAGGTTACTAATATTGCCCCCGGCGCTGTAGAAACCGAGTTTTCAGTCGTCCGCTTCAAAGGCGATAGCGAACGGGCATCCAAGGTTTACGAAGGCTTTGCTCCCCTCACGCCCGACGATATTGCCGACGCTATTGTCTATGCTGTAACGGCACCCGCCAACGTTACCATTGCCGACATGACCATTCTGGCTGGTGCACAGGCCGCAGCTACAACCATCTACCGAAAGTAA
- a CDS encoding HNH endonuclease family protein, giving the protein MIQVAKSDTIPAVLIDKGIPEKTENCRLYDASPNDYNSGASTFTILSSIYGHESVKQKLIDDQHGKCCFCEADFTANGYGDVEHFRPKAGFTKTRSGKLIRPGYYWLAYEWTNLFFSCQICNQRFKKNYFPLEDEANRAQNHTFDYKSESSTLLHPSVDNPENHITFNRHVPVGQSNRGKLSIAGFGIDRSELNRIREAYLQNVRNNIFLAGFDPVVMTANERLLLSQQSGQPWEVIESLIQIAKLFKAKAAKDTQPFAAMVRANFPDLI; this is encoded by the coding sequence ATGATTCAAGTCGCTAAATCCGATACTATTCCGGCTGTACTGATCGATAAAGGTATTCCAGAAAAAACAGAGAACTGCCGATTATACGATGCTAGCCCAAACGATTACAACAGCGGAGCGTCTACGTTTACGATTTTATCGTCTATTTATGGTCATGAGTCTGTAAAGCAAAAACTCATTGACGATCAGCATGGAAAATGCTGCTTTTGTGAAGCTGATTTTACGGCTAATGGTTACGGCGATGTTGAGCATTTTCGACCAAAGGCAGGCTTTACAAAAACACGCAGTGGCAAGCTTATTCGTCCGGGTTATTATTGGCTGGCTTATGAGTGGACTAATCTGTTCTTTTCATGTCAGATTTGCAACCAGCGGTTTAAGAAAAACTATTTTCCACTCGAAGACGAAGCGAATCGAGCTCAAAACCACACGTTCGATTATAAGAGCGAATCCTCAACACTTCTACACCCTTCGGTAGATAACCCCGAAAATCACATAACATTCAATCGTCATGTTCCCGTAGGGCAAAGCAATCGCGGAAAATTATCCATCGCAGGATTTGGGATAGATCGCAGTGAATTGAATAGAATACGGGAAGCTTATTTGCAAAACGTAAGAAATAATATCTTTTTGGCTGGGTTTGACCCGGTAGTAATGACCGCAAACGAGCGTTTACTATTATCACAGCAAAGTGGACAGCCCTGGGAAGTTATAGAAAGCCTTATCCAGATCGCCAAACTATTTAAGGCTAAAGCTGCTAAGGACACCCAGCCATTTGCCGCTATGGTGCGAGCCAATTTTCCCGATCTCATTTGA
- a CDS encoding AAA family ATPase yields the protein MATENPRVWFKSISLENVRSFGTKQKINFTDKAGNVARWNVILGDNGTGKTTVLKGLVILAQNQQTVLETGVDFTELWRFNEESIGVKIDGVLSKKNEDIQTGFIVNSGMKWGNGVKYDTGSTFRFTRKYEIEMDIFAYNAARRISSSAITEKKPNYITNFFSENNDLINAEEWLVQADYISLKEPKFKHRFDTVLNVLKELFSQEASDIYISTETGTPKVFFKTNYGDVRLHELSLGYKTLIAWMVDFAKGLLDRYPDSENPLAEPAVCLVDEIDLHLHPKFQRNIIKFLTETFPNTQFIVTAHSPLIVVAAEEQPQDTNIILLKREGDQTVVVNDSVDVSKWSVDQILNSDLFGHVSSRSEPLTELRTERDTLLSKQALTATQKARLDELDTRIGFVPVGRDQAEIQAETIIQQLADILRSKQQSQ from the coding sequence ATGGCTACTGAAAATCCTCGCGTTTGGTTCAAGAGTATCTCACTGGAAAATGTTCGTTCATTTGGCACGAAGCAGAAGATCAACTTTACCGATAAAGCCGGTAATGTCGCCCGCTGGAATGTGATTTTGGGTGATAATGGAACGGGAAAGACGACGGTGTTGAAGGGATTGGTAATACTGGCTCAAAACCAGCAAACTGTCCTTGAAACGGGCGTTGATTTTACGGAATTGTGGCGTTTTAATGAAGAATCTATAGGGGTAAAAATAGACGGAGTACTTTCTAAAAAGAACGAAGATATCCAAACCGGATTCATCGTCAACAGTGGTATGAAGTGGGGGAATGGCGTAAAATATGATACAGGATCTACTTTTAGATTTACGCGCAAGTATGAGATAGAAATGGATATTTTCGCTTATAACGCTGCTCGTAGAATAAGTTCGTCGGCTATAACCGAGAAGAAACCGAATTATATAACGAATTTTTTTTCTGAGAATAACGATCTCATCAATGCGGAAGAATGGCTAGTTCAGGCAGACTATATTTCTCTTAAAGAACCTAAATTTAAACATCGTTTTGACACTGTACTTAATGTTTTAAAGGAGTTGTTTAGTCAGGAGGCTTCGGATATTTATATAAGCACCGAAACCGGTACGCCCAAGGTCTTCTTTAAAACTAACTACGGAGATGTCCGCCTTCATGAGCTAAGTCTAGGTTATAAAACCCTCATTGCCTGGATGGTTGATTTTGCCAAAGGCTTGCTTGACCGGTATCCGGATAGTGAAAATCCACTTGCCGAACCGGCTGTTTGTTTAGTGGATGAAATCGATCTGCACCTGCACCCGAAGTTTCAGCGAAACATCATCAAGTTTTTGACCGAGACGTTTCCCAATACGCAGTTTATCGTTACGGCCCATAGCCCCTTGATTGTCGTAGCTGCTGAAGAACAGCCACAAGACACGAATATCATTCTGCTCAAACGCGAAGGCGATCAAACAGTAGTTGTCAACGATTCTGTGGATGTCAGTAAATGGAGTGTTGACCAGATTTTGAATAGTGATCTGTTTGGTCATGTATCAAGTCGGTCGGAACCACTAACTGAGCTGCGAACGGAGCGCGACACACTGCTGTCGAAACAGGCACTGACGGCAACACAAAAAGCCCGGTTAGACGAATTAGACACAAGAATTGGCTTTGTTCCGGTTGGGCGTGATCAGGCTGAAATACAGGCAGAAACAATTATTCAGCAATTAGCCGACATCTTGCGTAGTAAGCAGCAGAGCCAATGA
- the ruvA gene encoding Holliday junction branch migration protein RuvA has translation MIAYLDGVLTYKETTYVIIDVHGVGYAVHISLQTYSTLPGGGERVKLFTHHLFREDAQILYGFAIADEKALFLDLIGVSGVGPNTALGMLSAMQPADLRLAILGENVRAVQAIKGIGAKTAQRIILELRDKMKKSGVVPDGPTYRQQPAGNPVREEALAALVALGFPKPTAEKSVDDALKADPNLSVEDVIRRALR, from the coding sequence ATGATTGCTTACTTAGACGGAGTGCTGACCTACAAAGAAACGACGTACGTCATTATCGATGTACATGGTGTAGGATACGCAGTCCATATCTCCCTCCAAACTTATTCGACACTGCCCGGCGGTGGCGAACGCGTTAAATTATTTACGCACCACCTTTTCCGCGAAGACGCCCAGATACTATACGGATTTGCCATCGCCGACGAAAAAGCACTGTTTCTGGATCTGATTGGCGTTTCGGGCGTTGGTCCGAACACAGCGCTGGGTATGCTATCGGCGATGCAACCAGCCGACCTGCGGCTGGCCATTCTGGGAGAGAACGTTCGGGCGGTACAGGCCATCAAAGGTATTGGTGCCAAAACGGCCCAGCGCATCATTCTCGAGCTACGCGATAAAATGAAAAAATCGGGCGTTGTTCCCGACGGTCCGACATATCGTCAGCAACCAGCAGGCAACCCTGTTCGCGAGGAAGCCCTGGCGGCCTTGGTCGCACTGGGCTTTCCGAAACCAACAGCCGAGAAGAGTGTAGACGATGCCCTGAAAGCCGACCCAAATCTGAGCGTAGAGGATGTTATCCGGCGAGCATTGCGGTAG